In one Bactrocera tryoni isolate S06 chromosome 5, CSIRO_BtryS06_freeze2, whole genome shotgun sequence genomic region, the following are encoded:
- the LOC120776875 gene encoding heparan sulfate 2-O-sulfotransferase pipe-like, with the protein MVEVQRNPRNVRRRHHDNNNIHNRNNDNIDVGHERHHAAHHGDKVHKEGHHHSKLRKVRPHEQHTSKFEDSHNHDNADSEDTHESVNAIGDDDSDDDEETADNGINTNDLNNTKNADVDLILFNRVAKVGSQSLMQLMTRLGKLNGFTTSRDSGKRFETVLIGPHRQRELMMEVLAMPKPHAYSQHLAYINFTRFHLPKPIYINLVRHPIERIISWHYYIRAEWYYKDMKDKLGDKAPPRPSDEFMNMDLDTCVKTNNLYCQFNQDEIINPSGDHRRQTLFFCGQNRKLCMPFNSVAAMQKAKRTVEQDYAVVGTWEDTNITLSVLEHYIPKFFKHAKVVYYMGKEQLSKVNRNPVKRSVSQETREILSKNLTNEIEFYEFCKQRLYLQYSAISNFGRIDNDDYVLLPQHSDDDEIYDDDY; encoded by the exons ATGGTTGAGGTTCAA CGCAATCCGCGAAATGTACGCAGGCGACAtcatgataataataatattcacaATAGGAATAATGATAATATTGATGTGGGACACGAACGACACCATGCTGCGCACCATGGCGATAAGGTACACAAGGAAGGCCATCATCACTCAAAATTACGTAAAGTGCGACCACATGAACAACATACTAGTAAATTTGAGGATTCCCATAATCACGATAATGCTGATTCCGAAGACACTCATGAGTCGGTAAACGCAATAGGCGACGACGATAGTGACGATGATGAGGAAACTGCGGATAACGGCATAAACACTAACGACTTGAATAATACCAAGAATGCGGACGTAGATTTGATACTTTTCAATCGAGTCGCTAAAGTGGGTAGTCAGTCGTTAATGCAACTGATGACTCGCTTGGGCAAACTTAATGGTTTCACCACATCGCGCGATTCGGGTAAACGCTTCGAGACTGTTCTAATTGGACCACATCGCCAGCGTGAATTGATGATGGAGGTATTGGCCATGCCGAAACCGCATGCTTACAGTCAACATTTAGCTTATATAAATTTCACCCGCTTCCACTTACCAAAACCGATCTATATTAACTTGGTTCGACATCCCATCGAACGTATTATAAGTTGGCATTATTATATACGTGCCGAGTGGTATTACAAAGACATGAAGGATAAGTTGGGAGATAAAGCTCCGCCTAGACCTTCAGACGAATTTATGAATATGGATTTGGATACTTGCGtgaaaacaaacaatttataCTGTCAGTTCAATCAGGATGAGATAATAAATCCATCCGGTGACCATCGTCGGCAAACGCTATTCTTTTGCGGACAAAATAGAAAACTCTGCAT GCCCTTCAACTCTGTTGCGGCAATGCAGAAAGCGAAGCGTACGGTAGAACAAGACTATGCAGTGGTTGGAACGTGGGAGGATACAAACATCACCCTATCCGTATTAGAGCATTATATaccgaaatttttcaaacatgCGAAAGTTGTTTACTATA TGGGTAAAGAGCAATTGTCGAAAGTTAATAGGAATCCGGTGAAACGGTCAGTGAGTCAGGAAACGCGTGAGATCCTTAGTAAGAACTTAACCAATGAAATTGAGTTTTATGAGTTTTGCAAACAGCGTCTATATTTGCAATATAGTGCGATCAGTAATTTCGGCAGAATAGACAATGACGACTATGTGCTATTACCGCAGCACAGTGATGAtgatgagatatacgatgatgattactaa